The genomic DNA ctacagagactgtttgtgtaataaataaaacttaaaaactaacttaagttaaaaataattaacgaAAGTTCATTAAGAACTAACATGTTGATAGGTaagattattgtataccaattacgtaggtaagattattattaccaacgggacaaaggttggtttattaaaaaccaattttcctaatttaaataacaCTACCACTTTTTAACATTAGTACTAGAAAATTGGGTAATTGTAACTGAAAATTCTGGTCGCAAAATTAGCTACTCAATTCTAAAAGAGTCAAATCTAGCCCAAATCAATTAAAATAATTACTCAAAAATTAagttataaaaattaaaatttaaaaaaaacaatagtCACAAAGCAAAATTACCCACGGAGATTGTGATGGGCTTTTCAGTGGTAAAATGTCAAGTGTGACACAAATTTGTTTTAATTACAGTATTTAATGTTATGGTATAAATTTGTTGAATATTTTGTAGGGACGGAAGCGCGATATACGGAAGTAACTCTTCGCAATTGCATGAAGTGCGGACGTACAAAGAAGGTAAACTTAAGATCGCAGGCCTCATTCAGCATGACCAAGAAGGGTTAGAAAAAGCAGGTAACATTCGTAACGCTTGGATTGGTGTATCAAGCTTGATAGCCCTATTCATCCTTGAACACAATGCCATTTGTGACGCCTTAAAGGTACATCTATATATACACACTCATTCATCTAATTAACTTAAACTTATCGGTGATTCTGAATTGCAAACTGCTAGCTGTGATCAGAAAGAATATCCTAATCTGGATGACGAAAATCTATACCGTCATGCAAGACTAGTCACTTCCGCAGTCATGGCTAAGATTCACACTATCGACTGGACTGTCCAACTTCTTAAAACTGACACCCTTCTTGCTGGAATGAGAGGTAATTGGTAAGTAAGTAAATAAGTAAAATCACTTGGTTCACTAGCGACAAATCAATCAATTATGCgcatttttaattttaattatagaTGATATGTACTCTTAGTGTTGTTGATAATAAACAACTAGTATTAAACCATCCACGCGTTGCGGCGGAGGCGTAAAACCATGCCAAGTTGCACCAATGCTACACTATTGTCGATGACCACCAATATCAGAAAAACTcgcaaaaacaaaataaattaaaaagaaaaaaataacacCGAATGAAAGCAAAGTAAAATCTTTGAACCACATATGCCCGTTGGGGCGTGTTGATGTGAAGAAATTAGATCGAAACATAAAACAcagaaaaaaaataactaagatGGTCTAGGACCCGCGCCTTGCGACGAACTtgcaaacatggaaaaatagacgTGTTGCGACgggcctgtcaaacgggaaaaaattgACGAAAAAGCGTTGAACCCCATACATACGTTGCGGCGTATTAACTTGCAAAAtatagaacgaaacgtaaaacaaaaaacttGCAAAAAGATAAAAGGTATGGGGCATCAAAgtgaaaaatcatttttttttttttttttgaaaaactcttcATGCTAAGGGCATAACTctataaaaaacaaaagtattacttatttattatttactatGGTTTCTTAAAACcatcatacaaacttcaatacaCATAGTACAAATAACAATGCCGAGAATTGTTACAGCCAAAGTTACAACACACTTTACATAATCTTGTTGCTAAATTatagtatataatatataatgACCACAAAGTACAACAAAGACATGCACATAATACAATTAAAGCCAAAGTTACAACATACTTTGCATAATCTTATTGCAAAATTATAGTATATAATATAGGAGAAATGTACCAAAAATGTTAAAAACTCTATACCTTTAAGTGTGAATAAGTTATTTATGTCTTCATATTTTTAAATGTGTAACTAAAGTATCTAATATGAGTATGAAAGCTTTTATAGTCTCCATTAGCTATATTATGTGGACACTTCTAGCTGTTAacgttttatttaattattacaTGATAGGATCTTGATAATTTAAACTATAACTTAGTGGTTGTTTATAATCTGTATCGTTGATTTACTAATAACACTCCTAACTTTTATTTCCGTTGTCAATGTCAATCTCACTCATGTAATCATTATAGATCATCATAGATTTACATTTGTTTTGCACTTGATTTCGCTCACAAGGAAAGTAATGAATAATCTATGATGAGTGTGCAAGTGTAGTGCTTTTGGTAACGAAAGTGAAAGTTTGGAGAGTCGTGAATTGGTTAAATTGTCGCTATTATCATAATTATTAGCCAGTgagtttttttctttttgaacggaaaatttggatcactgacggaccactgcaGTATTATCATGCCACTACGGaaccacctgatcatatccatctccacaaagcataatgtctatacaccaattaaggaggaaacccaataaatatggaacccccccccccccccaccttgtgggaattgaacgcaggacctattggtcccaaagccttatcccacaCACAGAATGCCACTAGACTATAAAGCTATAGCATTAGCCATTGAGTTATAattaagattattaaaatccagtttaccattaattttaaaaaaaatcaaggtTATTATCAATATCACAAACTTATGCGCgctattttagaaaaaaaaaaaaaaaaaaactataacaatttattatttttatacatTTACATAAAATGCAAAGAAATTGTGCTGAGGTTTTATATGTtaattttttggaaaaatttaaATGGATTAATTCAGGTATGGGATATTAGGCAAAAGATTCAAAGACACATATGGGCATGTTGGAGGCCCCTTTTTGGGAGGTCTTGTGGGGTTAAAAAAACCGAATAATCATGGAGTACCCTACTCATTAACCGAAGAATTTGTGAGTGTTTATAGACTGCACTCTCTATTACCCGATCATCTTCTCATCAGAGATATTGATTCATCACCAGGTCCTAATAAGTCTCCAAAATTGAGCCACAAGTAAGCTTTTTCACATCCTCCTAAATTCatcttgaatatatatatatttttctttaatgacttataaaataaaattttggaaatGACACTTTTCTCATTTACGAATTTAAACTCTTAGACTAATAGATTACCCTGAATCTACAGGATTGATATGGTAAATTTGATTGGGAATAAAGGGGAGAAGGAATTTTCCAAAATTGGATTTACGACACGAATGGTATCAATGGGACATCAAGCATGCGGGGCACTTGAGCTATGGAATTATCCGGTGTGGCTCAGGGACGTTGTGCCTCAAAACGTCGATGCCACAGATCGAGCCGATCATGTCGATTTAGCTTCACTCGAGAGTATGTGGCTTGCTTTCTTTCTTTCACTAAACTTAATTTGTATACTGTTAAATTAATAACCATAACTATGCAATGTTCAAAAGGGGGTGGATCTATACACAATATATTATGAGAACAcgtagaaaaaaaaaatcattcatTTTTCcaatcttaattttttttttttaatatacgAAAATTGTTGAGATTCAAAGTTTGTTCATTTCTCCCTcatgaaagtaaaaaaaaatgaacaaaTTTCGTGTATGTACAAAACAACATATGTGTAGCCGTGTAGGTAAATGGTTaaaaatacacacatatatataaagtTAGTGTAATGGTTTTCTTATATACATAACATACGCATTTTTATCTaagaagttaaaataaaaataaaatgtatgAATCATTGATAAAAACAATAGTAATGACAATTTAGGTTTGTACACGTGATAAATCAATGTTTTGTAAACATGTGAAGATATAGTCTACAGGGATAGAGAAAGGAGTGTGCCAAGATACAATGCGTTCCGTAGATCACTTTTCTTGATCCCAATATCCAAGTGGGACAATCTAACGAACAATAAAGAAGTCATCGACACATTGCGCGAAGTGTATGGCGATGATGTTGAGCAACTCGATTTGTTGGTAGGAATGTTGGCCGAGAAAAAGATCAAAGGGTTTGCAATTTGCGAGACTGCATTTGTAATTTTCCTCATCATGGCGTCAAGGAGACTTGAAGCAGATAGATTTTTTACTAGTGATTTTAATGAAAAAGTGTATACGAGAAAAGGGTTTGAATGGGTAAACACATGCGAGAGTTTAAAAGACGTGTTGGACCGACACTACCCGGGGATGACCAATCGGTGGATGAACTCCACAAGTGTTTTTACAGTGTGGGATGCTCCACCAGATCCTCATAATCGTATACCAATTTATCTTCGGCTCCCTCATtgaattattttgttttatgtatattttttagaATGGCAACTTATGCACCATCTATCTACTCCTAATTTTACTTCACAATATACATTATGGGACTCGAATTGCTTTAGGTACTTTCTTTTTTTAGTACGTTGTTGATCTAGACTAGCTAGGAAGGTGTTCTATTAAAAAGGGGTGGCAACATGATCAACCGAGAACACATCCCCAATTTGTATGTAACGGTTACTTTTACTTTTACTTTAATTAGTGGAATAAAAATCGACGTGTTGCGCCAGTGGATTTGTCGCGTTACGCTACAGAATTTGGTTAGTATCAGTTCGTTTTGTTACGGTATCAGCACTCGTATAGAAACCAAAAGAggaaaattaaataaattaaatcgTGCCATGGAATAACAACACTTGATTTACATAGATCGAAAACAATTTGATAGGAATTGATTTGGTTCCTCGCGGTACTGTCACGGTGTCAACACTCATATGCCCTATGATACCAAGGAAACACTCTATTTTGAATGCAACTCTACTCTTTATGTCGGAAAGTCAGAAAAAATTATGTAAAGCCACTTATTTATGTAAGTTTTTTTTCCTTAAAGTTAACAAACACTAGTTACCGGAGAAAAATCATATAGCACAtatttaagagttaattacatagtccctgtggtttgcacaaaataacatacttaggtactaatagtttaaaatcaccttctagggtattaacttttcattttgtaacgtttgtaggtattaacttctagggtattaacatagttagtccctgtggtttgcacaaaataacatacttaggtactaatagaatgtgattttaaacctacaaataacgttaatacctccaaacgttacaaaatgaaaagttaataccctagaatatgattttaaactattaatacctaagtatgttactttgggCAAACCACacggactaactatgtaattaacttcATATTTAATTACCagaagagttaattacatagttagtccatgtggtttacacaaactaacaatctaaggtactaatagtttaaaatcacttcTTAGGGTATTAACTTTCCATTTTTTAACATGTGGGGGTATTAACGTTAATTCCCTTGTTAACTATTAGTACCTTAGATTGTTAGTTTGTCTAAACCAcggggactaactatgtaatttaCTATGTAACTAATACCCCCACATGTTAAAAAATAGAAAGTAGTACCCTAGgaaatgattttaaactattagtaccttagaTTGTTAGTTTGTATAAACCagagggactaactatgtaataaACTCTTACCAAAAAAACACTCTACCACGTGGCATATTCTAAAtggtaggggtgtgcaaaaacCCGAATTAACCGACCCATAACCAAATTAACCGCAAAAACTTAACCGAAAAAACAAAACCATACCAAAACCCAGTGGGTCGGTTAATTGTTCCTCTGAAAACCGAAAGTAGTGGGTCGGTAATGGTTATCAATGTTTCCATACCCGCCAATACctaactgtaacacctcgaaaaattcgCGTCCAATTAAATAACGACACGTGTCAGGTAcgacaaaagtattataaacccggatttagtgaaagatgtatggcaggatcttcgaacatgtcgacatgttaatttatacctctgaacgacttcgttataaatcccaagaccctaacatgattaataaacatctaGTATACCTTTAAATCCGGTGATTTCTAATAATAATGGATTCCAAATTTTGCAAGAACGGATCCTATGAAATAATGCACGATAACCTTCGTTTATATTTTCCATCATAGTGCAAACCAATAATTCTACATGATATGGTAGACacaactgatcaagcatgggttaaaggtCTCATACTGACAATTCCTAGCTCAAAATCACACTATGCAAGTTGCCTGTTCGAAGCTtggaaggttttttttttttttttttttgcctctggtaaaggcttacggaccgtaaaggtcctgccttacggtccgtaaggagtgcccagcgacagcaagttggctgttggcagttataaaagtttaaccgacttagtaagatattttcagcagcatgggcgacccctaacagttcctaggcactaggaaacacttgtaatgatctgggATCCATGCTAGACTTGCTTGTCATGATCATGATGGATtaagaacactataaaaggccctTGTGTTGCAACATTGTGTTCACTCATTCCATCTGCATTCTTGGAGCTTTCTGGAGCATAAGAGCAGACCCTAAGCATCCCAAATcatgcataggacttcagtaagtatgcttgacCTTCCTTAATTgattttttcttagtttatagcttagaagtcaaaccgtcgtaattagcggttgacttaacgattaatcattaatggtccagtgattagtcgaatcaaaggtagttataagttggtaattatgtgggcattaaaccctcaaaagggtaccctctgattcccgctctaactagatcaaatgtcgggtcaaagttgtttagaaaaagtcaacagaatgctaattttcgaattaatgcataattaacaatgtagaaggcatgtaacctattttatcactaacttggtaataagtataagaactggtctaagcttgtttgaaccgacaattttctgttttgacccggttcggaaccgaaagtcgcaaaactttgacttttgctttgacttcagttctcaCCCGTTTTAGTAGAGTCTAGAAATGCCTTAGAACTTTCTttggaccaggttacatgatagtataaccctctgtgactggttcattGATTGTCCGCTTCGTTTAcaagtttccgttaattgcctaatgtttgaccataatgcccttttaaccatagaacgagaattttggaaatgTGAAAGGGCAATAATCTTCGTTACTGATTattaagcatgtccctaaagtttcatagcagttcgaggtccagaataggagttatgctaaatagcgcaattaagaaacttttgttaattaaacggcgcacttagcataaagcctatctaaacccaaattttggcaccaaaccttttacccactaatgtaatataatattttgagatttttaaactgctcataacctaaggttatggcgttgattcggtaaataccgattatacccttttcaggcataaaatgagttctacatagtattttgacacaaatccaattgctactgattttatataacaaataaagtattttgaaccctgtaacctgatcagaaaaatcagatttcctgtataacccggaaatcgcttaaaaacGACTTTATACGCGTATTAACCCCATAGTATGGGTTTGTAACCATTTTGTCACATAAGACTTAACACCAACTGATTTACCCTgttaaaataagttattttactgatttattcagacccgAATCACAGGAGTTAATTAATCGttcttataatctttaaaatgaccaaaatacccctacggggcttatattgagattaaactcgttttgggcataatgcaaggtatcctactgatatcacaacatatttaggacatattaacttaggaaacctgtaaatgactctcatggttacccgttacgctttctgcgcgctcggttcggtttatgtaactagtttacataaattagccgaaacgggtcaaaccttatcgttcttatctcaaaatccataaggtgtttagttcacccatattatacaagtctttaaacttgtcgggactaaaacacattctattccggtcttcgtcTAATCGTgtgttcgaaccgtatctttcgttaaaactaaccggtctaagtttagacttaattaaagacccgttaggattctaataggttattataaaccttcgttccagaatagaagaCCCGGTAAAACCTACACGCACTTGCTTtttgtgattgatacttgcaaaggtaaatacttttaacttaatttcccttatacgggcttggggtacggtatataaaataccgcttggtccggcattgaatctttaatcgaatagaggttaaatcattgatatgctccgttctgaaatgttttgtttgcttaaagcctttggggggttaatgaccatgtcccggatatccttggcatcatctttcgagatggccacgacctgagcacggggtgtaggcgtacacacgtcagtgcataaatgaataaataatgtggtgtgtctattgatctttaacccggtctacggatcgggctactgaacgcataagaaacatgtaattcgtttacaagtattatattcaaataattatcccaagttataaaaagtttgtgcctcgtgcattcaaatcaattttattaaacttttcagAATGAGTCgtttgaatgtatttaccagtgtaaactgacgtattttcccaaaaaggttaagtgcatgtactacgcgaactaggctggctttctcctagcgtcctcaataagtctcgcaagcttggatgtcaaactgttgaacaatgtttcctatttattttttatccccctgtggattactttcaactgttgtgatacttgatattacaatttattaaagttgaaatatatctatcttttgcttccgctgtgcatttaaatattgtgttgtttgacagtAATGTTAcaaactacgtcacgataatccccaccggtgaaacgttgaaatatcggggtgtgacaggttggtatcagagctaacgttgagtgaattaaacactatctttatgtgtttaatctcaatgacacaattgcacatactcgagtctagacaagaacttaggacgaatCTAAATTATTGCTttagtttgtcctttattgtttgttatttatttcaattgtttaATCAGGAAATATGCTACCGAgaatcaaaagaggaggaagaggcaaagggccaatcactaccCACAACGATCACGAGGCTTCTCACCTGCGAGCTCCTTCCACTACAATGAGTGTCGAACCTCAGAGAAACAGGAGGAACctttttgagcccgctaga from Helianthus annuus cultivar XRQ/B chromosome 7, HanXRQr2.0-SUNRISE, whole genome shotgun sequence includes the following:
- the LOC110896135 gene encoding alpha-dioxygenase 1 isoform X2, which encodes MIPFLSCAKSLLFWVIKHFVHADFREHFQRMKPLDRLLFLIIHGLDRSGMEWHRFPVFLGLAYLLARRHLHYHYTLLNVGKNQAGERFNPAEFPYRTANGKFNDPSNEDAGSIESFFGRNIAPLDCRKGLLKPNPMKVATKLLARKQFIDTGKQLNLIAVSWIQFMTHDWMDHLESTQQIELKASEKVANQCPLRSFKFYKTERVNTCLDNIKEGHLNIRTSWWDGSAIYGSNSSQLHEVRTYKEGKLKIAGLIQHDQEGLEKAGNIRNAWIGVSSLIALFILEHNAICDALKKEYPNLDDENLYRHARLVTSAVMAKIHTIDWTVQLLKTDTLLAGMRGNWYGILGKRFKDTYGHVGGPFLGGLVGLKKPNNHGVPYSLTEEFVSVYRLHSLLPDHLLIRDIDSSPGPNKSPKLSHKIDMVNLIGNKGEKEFSKIGFTTRMVSMGHQACGALELWNYPVWLRDVVPQNVDATDRADHVDLASLEIYRDRERSVPRYNAFRRSLFLIPISKWDNLTNNKEVIDTLREVYGDDVEQLDLLVGMLAEKKIKGFAICETAFVIFLIMASRRLEADRFFTSDFNEKVYTRKGFEWVNTCESLKDVLDRHYPGMTNRWMNSTSVFTVWDAPPDPHNRIPIYLRLPH
- the LOC110896135 gene encoding alpha-dioxygenase 1 isoform X3; the encoded protein is MEWHRFPVFLGLAYLLARRHLHYHYTLLNVGKNQAGERFNPAEFPYRTANGKFNDPSNEDAGSIESFFGRNIAPLDCRKGLLKPNPMKVATKLLARKQFIDTGKQLNLIAVSWIQFMTHDWMDHLESTQQIELKASEKVANQCPLRSFKFYKTERVNTCLDNIKEGHLNIRTSWWDGSAIYGSNSSQLHEVRTYKEGKLKIAGLIQHDQEGLEKAGNIRNAWIGVSSLIALFILEHNAICDALKKEYPNLDDENLYRHARLVTSAVMAKIHTIDWTVQLLKTDTLLAGMRGNWYGILGKRFKDTYGHVGGPFLGGLVGLKKPNNHGVPYSLTEEFVSVYRLHSLLPDHLLIRDIDSSPGPNKSPKLSHKIDMVNLIGNKGEKEFSKIGFTTRMVSMGHQACGALELWNYPVWLRDVVPQNVDATDRADHVDLASLENIVYRDRERSVPRYNAFRRSLFLIPISKWDNLTNNKEVIDTLREVYGDDVEQLDLLVGMLAEKKIKGFAICETAFVIFLIMASRRLEADRFFTSDFNEKVYTRKGFEWVNTCESLKDVLDRHYPGMTNRWMNSTSVFTVWDAPPDPHNRIPIYLRLPH
- the LOC110896135 gene encoding alpha-dioxygenase 1 isoform X5, with amino-acid sequence MIPFLSCAKSLLFWVIKHFVHADFREHFQRMKPLDRLLFLIIHGLDRSGMEWHRFPVFLGLAYLLARRHLHYHYTLLNVGKNQAGERFNPAEFPYRTANGKFNDPSNEDAGSIESFFGRNIAPLDCRKGLLKPNPMKVATKLLARKQFIDTGKQLNLIAVSWIQFMTHDWMDHLESTQQIELKASEKVANQCPLRSFKFYKTERVNTCLDNIKEGHLNIRTSWWDGSAIYGSNSSQLHEVRTYKEGKLKIAGLIQHDQEGLEKAGNIRNAWIGVSSLIALFILEHNAICDALKKEYPNLDDENLYRHARLVTSAVMAKIHTIDWTVQLLKTDTLLAGMRGEKEFSKIGFTTRMVSMGHQACGALELWNYPVWLRDVVPQNVDATDRADHVDLASLENIVYRDRERSVPRYNAFRRSLFLIPISKWDNLTNNKEVIDTLREVYGDDVEQLDLLVGMLAEKKIKGFAICETAFVIFLIMASRRLEADRFFTSDFNEKVYTRKGFEWVNTCESLKDVLDRHYPGMTNRWMNSTSVFTVWDAPPDPHNRIPIYLRLPH
- the LOC110896135 gene encoding alpha-dioxygenase 1 isoform X4, whose protein sequence is MIPFLSCAKSLLFWVIKHFVHADFREHFQRMKPLDRLLFLIIHGLDRSGMEWHRFPVFLGLAYLLARRHLHYHYTLLNVGKNQAGERFNPAEFPYRTANGKFNDPSNEDAGSIESFFGRNIAPLDCRKGLLKPNPMKVATKLLARKQFIDTGKQLNLIAVSWIQFMTHDWMDHLESTQQIELKASEKVANQCPLRSFKFYKTERVNTCLDNIKEGHLNIRTSWWDGSAIYGSNSSQLHEVRTYKEGKLKIAGLIQHDQEGLEKAGNIRNAWIGVSSLIALFILEHNAICDALKKEYPNLDDENLYRHARLVTSAVMAKIHTIDWTVQLLKTDTLLAGMRGNWIDMVNLIGNKGEKEFSKIGFTTRMVSMGHQACGALELWNYPVWLRDVVPQNVDATDRADHVDLASLENIVYRDRERSVPRYNAFRRSLFLIPISKWDNLTNNKEVIDTLREVYGDDVEQLDLLVGMLAEKKIKGFAICETAFVIFLIMASRRLEADRFFTSDFNEKVYTRKGFEWVNTCESLKDVLDRHYPGMTNRWMNSTSVFTVWDAPPDPHNRIPIYLRLPH
- the LOC110896135 gene encoding alpha-dioxygenase 1 isoform X1; this translates as MIPFLSCAKSLLFWVIKHFVHADFREHFQRMKPLDRLLFLIIHGLDRSGMEWHRFPVFLGLAYLLARRHLHYHYTLLNVGKNQAGERFNPAEFPYRTANGKFNDPSNEDAGSIESFFGRNIAPLDCRKGLLKPNPMKVATKLLARKQFIDTGKQLNLIAVSWIQFMTHDWMDHLESTQQIELKASEKVANQCPLRSFKFYKTERVNTCLDNIKEGHLNIRTSWWDGSAIYGSNSSQLHEVRTYKEGKLKIAGLIQHDQEGLEKAGNIRNAWIGVSSLIALFILEHNAICDALKKEYPNLDDENLYRHARLVTSAVMAKIHTIDWTVQLLKTDTLLAGMRGNWYGILGKRFKDTYGHVGGPFLGGLVGLKKPNNHGVPYSLTEEFVSVYRLHSLLPDHLLIRDIDSSPGPNKSPKLSHKIDMVNLIGNKGEKEFSKIGFTTRMVSMGHQACGALELWNYPVWLRDVVPQNVDATDRADHVDLASLENIVYRDRERSVPRYNAFRRSLFLIPISKWDNLTNNKEVIDTLREVYGDDVEQLDLLVGMLAEKKIKGFAICETAFVIFLIMASRRLEADRFFTSDFNEKVYTRKGFEWVNTCESLKDVLDRHYPGMTNRWMNSTSVFTVWDAPPDPHNRIPIYLRLPH